From the genome of Erythrobacter litoralis, one region includes:
- a CDS encoding glycosyltransferase has translation MSSDYLKPKISVIVPIFNSEAYLADCLDSVLAQTFEMFEVICIDDCTPDGSAAIVEQYVRKDPRVRSIKHETNLGLGGARNSGIRAAQADFIASVDSDDSMKPTMLEVLWEASENGFYDIVVCGFDRVDEAGTVLSTQHSGDKTIVNDGDIDIFNAMNPAFWNKLWRKSLFTEHDIWFPEHLYYQDTATTPRILTKARHLRFIQDSLYNYLVRPDSISTTASPKHLIDYFKVFDLILSFLEDEGIDDKFFDSFLDYIDRGIAHHAHMGAMQGLSDEDQTQYLRHLLAFKTGYIEHRALVRQKSKSELLPLLEKARTKSDLLPPDGRPILPLSVIVKTFLRPQILERFLLSVGHYEQRRGVRFSEILVGDDSPAVEVAANERAIKKARDFYPHLNIHHHVYEENIGLSDGRNRLVKEAREDFILLCDDDFILDEDADIPAALGVAKEGKYQLVGGWLKNNYNQKDGSFSYWGAYGKISETDEEVIININEQAIGADDLFESEYLLNFFLADRACLIANPWDNSLKVEEHQEFFYRLKGGGFKAALFGPLFVKHTADRSANPARYNDYRFAKTNWERYLFEAPMRMGKKRRTINRCRHDTFERWTVDAVERSTIQNTVQLKEGILAQAVPVTCISPSFQQHFGGYYDILLTSNDGRYALCQSASATDRLPRASDVADIVLIDKHNDNATRILGQTSAWCHQQGAHAQFIPGVERQIIYNVYDEEIAAFASIEVNVDTGEQRPHPLPISALSPDGVTAASLNFSRLFDYRPGYGYCHIPDPFADENAPAMDGLWLFDLTTGSKMLILSYEKIRDFLTQEGFDEVSASKLVLNHVAFNTDGSKVLALLRIFSDDAPFPTFTLVCDRNGSNLRRVFGFCSHYHWKDAQTLVMSGGEGMTRKTVGQINVFEINVETGECVQIGPGALCDDGHCSYSPDRQYLLYDSYCNNAFPYRRLMIYRLSDGRAVDLGYFYSPGKWFNNNPDLRTDLHPRWSPDGETISFDSIHEGFRGVYSIKVSDAIAALESPLSRFSKQDLMMWYSAKYGSESSLKPKATHREVEQNASHRADDQTWRNFDRIWLLSMVLAHRAHQSPIALKRIPAVNSDTPLVNLARIAKKHRIELVAPESFDELRYIDENPDVSRAVEAGRFRSGYEHYVLNGHLEGRKRATV, from the coding sequence GTGTCGTCTGATTATTTAAAGCCAAAAATTTCTGTGATCGTACCGATTTTCAACAGTGAAGCATATCTAGCTGATTGCCTGGACTCGGTTCTCGCGCAAACTTTCGAAATGTTCGAGGTAATTTGTATTGACGATTGCACACCGGACGGCAGCGCCGCAATCGTAGAGCAATATGTGCGCAAGGATCCGCGCGTTCGCTCGATTAAGCATGAGACAAACCTAGGCCTTGGAGGCGCCCGAAATTCAGGCATCAGGGCGGCTCAGGCTGACTTCATAGCTAGCGTCGATAGTGACGATAGCATGAAGCCGACGATGCTTGAGGTACTTTGGGAAGCCTCCGAAAACGGCTTCTATGACATCGTCGTATGTGGTTTTGATCGTGTAGACGAAGCCGGAACGGTGCTTTCAACACAGCACTCGGGTGATAAAACGATCGTGAACGACGGCGACATCGATATTTTTAATGCGATGAATCCGGCGTTCTGGAATAAACTTTGGCGGAAGTCGCTCTTCACCGAACATGATATTTGGTTTCCCGAACACCTTTACTACCAGGACACCGCGACAACGCCCAGGATTCTGACGAAAGCTCGTCATCTCAGATTTATTCAAGACAGTCTATACAATTATCTTGTCAGGCCAGATTCAATTTCGACGACTGCATCACCCAAGCACCTTATTGATTACTTCAAGGTTTTCGACCTCATTCTATCCTTTCTTGAAGATGAGGGTATTGATGACAAGTTCTTTGATAGCTTTCTGGATTACATTGATCGTGGTATCGCGCATCACGCCCACATGGGGGCAATGCAAGGGCTTAGTGACGAAGACCAGACGCAATATCTGCGTCATCTCTTGGCGTTCAAGACAGGTTATATTGAGCATCGAGCGTTAGTTCGGCAGAAAAGTAAGAGTGAACTCCTGCCCCTGCTTGAAAAAGCCCGCACCAAGTCAGACCTTTTGCCCCCAGACGGCCGCCCGATTTTACCTCTTTCGGTAATCGTGAAAACCTTTCTTCGCCCTCAGATTCTTGAGCGGTTCCTTCTGTCTGTTGGGCATTATGAACAAAGGCGAGGCGTTCGGTTCTCAGAAATTTTGGTTGGAGACGATTCACCAGCAGTTGAAGTAGCCGCAAACGAACGGGCCATAAAGAAAGCGCGTGACTTTTACCCGCATCTCAATATTCATCATCACGTGTACGAGGAGAACATTGGGCTTTCTGATGGAAGAAATAGGTTGGTAAAAGAGGCTCGTGAAGATTTCATCCTTCTTTGCGACGACGACTTTATACTTGACGAAGACGCAGACATTCCCGCGGCGCTCGGCGTGGCAAAGGAGGGGAAATACCAGCTGGTTGGTGGCTGGCTTAAGAATAATTACAATCAAAAAGACGGCTCGTTCTCTTATTGGGGCGCATATGGCAAAATATCTGAGACAGATGAAGAAGTCATCATAAACATAAATGAGCAGGCCATCGGTGCAGATGATCTTTTTGAATCAGAATATTTGTTGAATTTCTTCTTGGCTGACCGTGCTTGTCTTATCGCGAACCCATGGGATAATTCATTGAAGGTTGAAGAGCACCAGGAGTTTTTTTATCGACTCAAGGGAGGGGGGTTTAAGGCTGCGTTATTTGGGCCACTATTCGTAAAGCACACCGCAGACCGGAGTGCCAACCCGGCACGATACAACGACTATCGGTTCGCGAAGACTAACTGGGAGCGGTACCTTTTTGAGGCCCCGATGCGGATGGGGAAAAAGCGCCGCACCATTAACCGTTGCCGCCATGACACTTTTGAGCGTTGGACTGTAGATGCCGTAGAGCGCAGTACGATCCAAAACACAGTCCAGCTGAAAGAAGGGATTTTGGCGCAGGCGGTGCCGGTCACTTGCATCTCACCTTCTTTCCAGCAGCATTTTGGTGGCTATTACGATATCCTTTTAACGAGCAATGATGGGCGTTATGCTCTTTGTCAAAGTGCGTCAGCTACGGACCGCCTCCCGCGGGCAAGCGATGTGGCTGATATCGTCCTAATCGATAAGCACAATGACAACGCCACGCGCATTCTCGGCCAAACATCTGCTTGGTGTCACCAACAAGGCGCCCATGCCCAATTTATCCCAGGTGTGGAACGTCAGATTATCTACAACGTCTACGACGAAGAGATCGCGGCCTTCGCTTCTATTGAAGTAAACGTCGACACAGGGGAGCAACGGCCCCACCCGCTTCCCATTTCGGCTCTTTCGCCAGATGGTGTCACTGCAGCGTCCTTAAACTTTTCTCGGCTATTCGATTATCGGCCTGGGTACGGCTACTGCCATATTCCTGACCCCTTCGCCGACGAAAATGCGCCTGCTATGGATGGCCTTTGGTTGTTCGACCTGACGACCGGGTCTAAAATGTTAATTTTATCTTACGAAAAGATTCGCGATTTCTTAACTCAAGAAGGCTTTGATGAAGTGAGTGCATCAAAATTGGTGTTGAATCATGTCGCATTTAATACCGACGGGTCAAAGGTATTGGCACTGCTCCGAATCTTTTCCGATGACGCTCCCTTCCCAACCTTCACATTAGTCTGCGACCGGAATGGTTCAAACCTCCGCCGTGTGTTTGGCTTCTGCTCCCATTATCATTGGAAGGACGCCCAAACGCTAGTGATGTCCGGTGGTGAGGGTATGACCCGAAAAACCGTAGGGCAAATCAACGTTTTTGAAATCAATGTTGAAACTGGCGAATGTGTTCAAATTGGGCCGGGCGCTCTTTGCGATGATGGCCATTGTAGCTATTCGCCGGACAGGCAGTACCTCTTGTATGACAGCTATTGCAATAATGCCTTTCCTTATCGGCGACTAATGATCTACAGACTTTCTGACGGGAGGGCGGTCGATCTAGGTTATTTCTATAGCCCGGGTAAGTGGTTTAACAATAATCCGGACTTACGCACTGATCTTCACCCGCGCTGGTCTCCAGACGGCGAAACGATTAGCTTTGATTCGATACACGAGGGCTTCCGGGGCGTATACTCTATAAAGGTAAGTGATGCGATCGCCGCACTAGAATCTCCGCTGAGCCGTTTTAGCAAGCAAGATCTCATGATGTGGTACTCTGCAAAGTATGGCTCAGAAAGTTCTCTGAAACCGAAGGCGACCCATCGCGAAGTCGAGCAGAATGCAAGCCATCGTGCTGATGATCAAACTTGGAGAAACTTCGATCGCATTTGGCTTCTCTCGATGGTTTTAGCGCACAGGGCTCACCAGTCACCAATCGCGCTTAAAAGGATCCCTGCTGTCAATTCTGACACACCTCTGGTCAACTTAGCCCGTATTGCAAAGAAGCATCGAATTGAATTAGTTGCTCCAGAATCCTTTGACGAATTGCGGTATATCGATGAAAACCCCGATGTAAGCCGGGCAGTTGAGGCCGGTCGCTTCCGCTCCGGATACGAACACTACGTACTTAATGGGCACTTAGAAGGGAGGAAGAGGGCGACAGTTTAG